In the Aythya fuligula isolate bAytFul2 chromosome 8, bAytFul2.pri, whole genome shotgun sequence genome, one interval contains:
- the ABCD3 gene encoding ATP-binding cassette sub-family D member 3: MAAYSKYLTVRHSAIAGATTAAACALLCLLNKRRAAAQHGKRSGKQSLQNNEKEGKKERAMVDRVFIARICRILKIMVPRPLCKETGYLLLIAVMLVVRTYCDIWMIQNGTVIESAIIGRSRKDFKKYLFNFIAAMPAISLVNNFLKYGLNELKLCFRVRLTRYLYEEYLKAYTYYKMGNLDNRIANPDQLLTQDVEKFCNSVVDLYSNLSKPFLDIVLYIFKLTSAIGAQGPASMMAYLIVSGFFLTRLRRPIGKMTIIEQKYEGEYRYVNSRLITNSEEIAFYNGNLREKQTIHRTFRKLVEHLHNFILFRFSMGFIDTIIAKYLATVVGYLVVSRPFLNLADPRHQNSTHAELLEDYYQSGRMLLRMSQALGRIVLAGREMTRLAGFTARITELMQVLKDLNSGKYQRTMVSQEKDADKKPTLPLIPGSGEIINTDNLIKFDHVPLVTPNGDVLIQDLNFEVRSGANVLICGPNGCGKSSLFRVLGELWPLFGGRLTKPVRGKLFYVPQRPYMTLGTLRDQVIYPDTLEDQRKKGISDQVLKEYLDNVQLGQILEREGGWDSVQDWMDVLSGGEKQRMAMARLFYHKPQFAILDECTSAVSVDVEGYIYSHCRKVGITLFTVSHRKSLWKHHDFYLHMDGRGNYEFKKITEDTVEFGS; encoded by the exons ATGGCCGCCTACAGCAAGTACCTCACCGTGCGCCATTCCGCCATCGCCGGCGCCACCACGGCCGCCGCCTgcgccctgctctgcctgctcaaCAAGCGGCGGGCGGCCGCGCAGCACGG taaaagaagtggaaaacaaTCACTGCAGAACAATGAG aaagagggaaagaaggagcGAGCAATGGTGGACAGAGTGTTTATTGCAAGAATATGTcgaattctgaaaataatggtCCCTAGACCACTTTGTAAAGAG ACAGGTTATTTGCTGCTTATTGCTGTGATGCTGGTAGTCCGCACGTATTGTGATATTTGGATGATTCAAAATGGAACAGTCATTGAAAG TGCTATCATTGGTCGCAGCAGAAAAGATTTCAAGAAATACTTGTTCAACTTCATTGCCGCAATGCCTGCT ATTTCCTTAGTGAATAACTTCTTGAAATATGGTCTAAATGAATTGAAACTCTGCTTCCGAGTAAGACTCACCAGATACCTCTATGAGGAATATCTAAA agctTATACATACTACAAAATGGGAAATCTGGACAACAGAATAGCTAATCCAGATCAACTCCTTACCCAGGATGTGGAAAAATTCTGTAACAGTGTCGTGGACCTGTACTCAAACCTTAGTAAG CCCTTCTTGGATATAGTTTTGTATATCTTCAAGCTCACGAGTGCAATAGGAGCTCAG GGTCCAGCTAGCATGATGGCATACTTGATTGTTTCAGGGTTTTTCCTTACACGTTTAAGGAGACCAATTGGCAAGATGACTATCATTGAACAAAAATATGAAGGGGAGTACAGATACGTCAACTCACGGCTTATTACAAACAG TGAAGAAATTGCTTTCTATAATGGAAACCTGAGAGAAAAACAGACCATTCACAGAACTTTCCGTAAACTG GTGGAACATTTACATAACTTCATCCTGTTCCGGTTCTCTATGGGTTTCATTGATACTATCATTGCCAAAT ACCTTGCCACTGTGGTTGGTTACCTGGTTGTTAGTCGTCCATTTTTGAACCTGGCTGATCCTCGTCATCAGAACAGTACCCATGCAGAACTTCTGGAG GATTACTACCAAAGTGGAAGAATGTTACTGAGAATGTCTCAAGCTTTGGGCAGAATAGTCCTAGCAGGTCGTGAAATGACGAGATTGGCTGG tttcaCAGCTCGAATTACGGAATTAATGCAGGTTCTGAAGGACTTGAACAGTGGCAAATACCAGCGTACTATGGTATCGCAAGAAAAAG aTGCAGATAAAAAGCCAACTTTGCCTTTGATACCTGGATCTGGAGAAATTATCAACACTGATAACCTTATCAA GTTTGATCACGTTCCATTGGTTACACCTAATGGAGATGTTTTGATTCAAGACCTGAATTTTGAG GTTCGATCTGGTGCAAATGTTCTGATTTGTGGGCCAAATGGGTGTGGGAAGAGCTCACTGTTTCGTGTTCTTGGTGAG ttgtggCCTTTGTTTGGTGGACGTTTAACAAAACCTGTAAGGGGAAAGTTGTTCTATGTTCCTCAG AGACCATATATGACTCTTGGAACTCTCAGAGATCAAGTTATATATCCAGATACTTTAGAAGATCAACGTAAGAAAGGGATTTCTGACCAG GTGCTGAAGGAGTACTTGGATAACGTCCAGCTTGGTCAGATCTTGGAACGTGAAGGAGGCTGGGATAGTGTTCAGGACTGGATGGATGTACTCAGCgggggagaaaaacagagaatggCT ATGGCAAGGTTATTTTATCATAAGCCCCAGTTTGCAATTCTGGATGAATGCACAAGTGCTGTTAGTGTTGACGTAGAAGGCTACATTTACAGCCATTGCCGAAAG GTTGGCATCACTCTCTTCACTGTCTCCCACAGAAAGTCACTCTGGAAACACCATGAT ttttacttgCACATGGATGGCAGAGGGAATTACGAGTTCAAGAAGATAACTGAAGACACAGTTGAATTTGGATCTTAA